caacgacctggggaatagttacaggggagaggagggggattaatgaGTCAATTGTAAACTGCAATAACATCAGATGGAACATTTTGACAACTACTATAAATATTTAGAAAATCTTGATATCCTGccttatatactgaacaaaaatataaacgcaacatgtaaagtgttggtcccatgttttcatgagcttaaataaaagatctgaaatgttctgtatgcacaaaaagcttatttctctcagactgtgtgcacaaatttgtttcccTGTTAGTAaccatttctcctttgctaagaTGTATTTtatcttttatttaactaggcaagtcagtgaagaacaaattcttattttcaatgacagcctaggaacagtgggttaactgcctgttcaggggcagaatgacagatttataccttgtcagctcacgggtttgaacttgcaacattccggttgctagtccaccgctctaaccactaggctaccctgccaccccaagataatccatcaacctgacaggttaatgctgattaaacagaatgaccattacacaggtgcaccttgtgccagggacaataaaaggccactctaaaatgtgcagttttgtcacagaacACAATGTCAGAagtgtctcaggttttgagggagcgtgcaattggcatgctgactgcaggaatgtcccgcagagctgttaccagagtattttatgttaatttctctaccaacgtcgttttagagaatttacgTCCGTACGgcatcacaaccgcagaccacgtgtttggcgttgtgtgggcaagcggtttgctgatgtcaacgttgtgaacagaaaGCCCCATGGTGGGACTATGGTATGGGCATGcgtaagctacagacaatgaacataaattgtattttattgatggcaatttcaatgcacagagatactgttccaacaggacaacaaccctaagcacacagccaagacaatgagtCCCATTGCCGTGCCATtcatcacttcatgtttcagcatgataatgcactgcccgacgtcgcaaggatctgtacatatctgtactcaccagacatgtcacccattgagcatgtttgggatgctctggatcgacgtgtaggACAGCGTATTCCAGTtgccgccaatatccagcaacttcgcatagCCATTGAGGAGGAATGGgataacattccacaggccacaatcaacagccggatcaactctatgcaaaggagatgtgttgtgctgcatgaggcaaatggtggtcacacccaatacagactggttttctgatccacgcctctaCCTTTTTTTTGAGGTAtctgtctgtgaccaacagatgcagatctgtattcccagtcatctgaaatacatagattagggccaaatcctttttttcaattgacttatttcctaatatgaactgaaattgttgcatgttgcgcttATATCTTTGTTCAGTGTGTGATATATAccgtgcattctgaaagtattcagacctcttaccTTTGATACGTTTTGTtacgatacagccttattctgaaatggattcaattgtttttttcccctcgtcaaactacacacaatgacaaagcaaaaactaatTTTTTTAGACCTTTCTGCTTATTTATGAAAAATAAGaatcagaaataacttatttacataagtattcagactctctgctgtgagactcgaaattgagctcaggtgcatcctgtttccattgatcatccttgagatgtttctacaacttgattggagtccacctgtggtaaattctattgattggacatgatttggaaaggcacacacctgtctatttaaggtcccccaattgacaatgcatgtcagagcaaaaaccaagccatgaggtcgaaggaattgtccttagagctccgatacaggattgtgtcgaggcacagatctggggaagggtaccaaaacgtttctgcagcatttaaggtccccaggaacacagtggccccatcattcttaaatggaaatggccagaaggaagccactcctcagtaaaaggcacatgacaacccacttggagtttgccaaaaggcacctaaaggactctcaaactctggtctgatgaaaccaagattgaactctttggcctgaatgccaagcttcaagtcgggaggaatcctggcaccatccctacgatgaagtaTGGgggtggcattatcatgctgtggggatgtttttcagcagcagggactgggagactagtcaggatcgagggaaagatgaaaagagtaaagtacagagatccttgatgaaaacctgctccagagcgctcaggaccacagactggggcgaaggttcaccttccagcagaacaacaaccctaagcacacagccaagacaatgcaggagtggtttcgggacaagtctctgaatgttgttGAGTTGCCCAGCTAGAGCGCGGACTTGAATCtgaccgaacatctctggagagacctgaaaatgtgccatcgacgctccccatccaacctgacggagcttgaggatctgcagaaagAGCCAAAAGAGGTGCgccaagcttgtagggtcatactcaagaagactcgaggctgtaatcgctgccaaaggtgcttcaacaaagtactgagtaaagggtctgaatacttatgtaaattttatatttatttattttttttacaagaaattctaaaaacctgtttctgctttgtcattatgggttattgtgtgtagattgaggggggaaactatttaatccattttagaataaggctgcagtggtgtaaagtacttaagttgtttttggggGTAACTACTTTacttaactatttatatttttgactacgtTTACTTTTACTAaactacattccttaagaaaatattgtactttttactcaaagtactcgttacattttgaatgcttagcaggacaggaaaattgtcgaattcacacacttatcaaccaAACATCCCTGGttttccctactgcctctgatctggcggactcactgatCATGCATGCTTCGTTTACAAATGATGTTTGAATGTTGGAGTGCCGTTGGCATTCCGCAactaaaaaaaacaagaaaatagtgccatctggtttgcttactataaggaatttgaaattatttatacttttgatactcaagtatattttaaactaaacgcttttagacttttactcataGAATTTCACTGGGTGacatttacttgagtcattttctattaaggtattctTGCTTTTACTCCAGTATaacagttgggtactttttccaccactgtaagACTAACTTAAAAGAAAAttaggaaaaagtcaagaggtctaaatattttataaatgcactgtatatacagtatatgaagaaaaaaacagaaaatacAAATTTGgtttagaaaatatatatatatgcaaataGTATATGCTATATATCTCACATTCCTGTCTTTTCAGGCAAATGAGAAGGTTAATGCATATGCAAAATACGACTATGACGCGTTAGGCGAGCGTATCCGCTTCAAGGAGATGGGAACTTATGAGAACAAGACATTCGGCCTAGATGCCCTTCTGCTCTTCAGAGAGGTAACAAACACTTATTCACAGCAACAACCGTGTATTTAATACAACATACTGGTACACAACTCACAGTCATGCACATTCAATTTATTCATATAAAAACAGAGCTACATTGTTAGAAAAATAATGGTTtcctacaaaaaaaaaacaatacgccTGCCATGAAACAGATGCTTATCTTTCCCCAACGTTTTCCAGGGCGTCATGTATACGATTAACCACAAGAACCGCACATGTAAGAAGGAGAGGCTGAATAAGGAGGACTTCCACCCCATGGAGATCCCTGCAGATGCTGCTCTGCTGGGGCAGGTGATCCTAGGGAGCTCCTCTGGTCCAGGACAGGGTCTGCTGGTCAACACCTGGTATGGAGAACGTGCAACCCCAACTGGTGGTAAGGGGCATGGCATGCAGTTGGTTTAAATGTTGCCTTTCATTTGTGAGCTTCCTCTTACTGAGGAATGCCAAAATCAAATggaatttgtcacatgcgcaaaatacaacaggtgaaatacTACACCTTTACTGTGAAATTAGGTTTTTTTAAAGTAAGAAAAAATTGCTAAATGAACTAAAGgcaaaatagtaacacaataaaataacaatagaggctatatacaaagggtaccggtactgagtcaatgtgcaggggtatgggttagtcgaggtaattgaggtaatatgtacagcaccagtcaaaagtttggatgcaccaattcattcaagggtttttctttatttttactcttttctacattgtataataatataagacatcaaaactatgaaagtagtaaccaaaaaagtgttaaacaaattaaaatatatatttgagattattcaaagtagccactcttgacagctttgcccacatttaggcaggttacattGGTGTTCtagggcacaggcactatggtggtctgcttgaaacatgtaggtatttcagactcggtcagggagagaaTCATTCCTAGCAACTTTTTTTTTATGGCAATTAAGTTTTGTGTTCTCAAATCAAATTTCTGCTCCCTGATTTTGTTTATCTGATTGATCAATTTAATCTTCAGGTAAAGACAAGTGGTTGAGCACCTTCACTGAGTTTGGCTGCATACCTGTCAGCACTACGTACTACACGGACAAGACTGGCTGGGTGCTTACAACGTAAGTGTGTATATTATTGGGCAGTGTGTAAAATGActggtttttatttttaaatggctGGATTTTTTTCCTCTACTGACAACGCTATAATAGTAATATTTGACATCAATATATAGTCTTGTAGGCCTATGTAGTGTTTGTTACATATCCTCATTCTGAGGAGGTTCCTCAGTCCATTTTGTGCTCCAAAACATTCAAAAGAATGTCTTCATTAGCTAGTTTGGCACTTCTGGAAACATCAAAATCCATAATTTCTATATAAAAGTTGAATGAATTATTAATGATTAGTACTTTCATAATTATCCCGAAGCATGGATTTGACTTTCGTTAAATCTACAGATAAGATATCCATTATGCTATGTGATAATTCTGTTTTTCTTTTCACTTACAGCTTCTTCAACATTGTTGTTGGGATCGATGACCCCCAGCAGTTCTTCCCTCCTAAGTTCTGTCAGGGCGTTAAACTGGATGCGACTGCAGATGCAGCCAACTTCTACAGCATTTTTAAAAACATAAACTAAAATGGACCAGGTCCTTCATTTTCTTTTCTTATGAGATTTTCACACAACTATTGCTTATTTTTAACTTGTGATAAATGTTTTAATGAACTTATGAATAATTATAAAAAGGGATAACTCATTAATGTATAAGAAAAGGGTTAAACCATGAATTAGAAAAAAAGAATCCAGTACTGACCATGTAACATTTTACCTTTGACAAATGTTAATTGCTTTCCTTACTACATATAGGCCTTGGAAATGTAAACTTTCACTGTGAACTGTCCTTCCGAATAAAATGTCAAGTCTACAGTAATTGTTTTATAGTATAGTTGGACAGCTCTTCACAAGACCTCTGTTCATATTGTGTAGACAAAGAAAGAAATGTGTGTATATCTTTTGTCTAGATAAAAGTTGGTCAGTTGTATCAAGAAATGAATTATTTATTAGTCACATCAAAGATGTTCACTCCCTGACAACGCAGACATACACAAACAACTATCTACTGTGCTACAGGATGAGCTGTAACTTGGTAGCAGTAATAAGTTACTCCCCTTAACTCTCCCACCTCCTGCACCCCCACATCGGCAACCATCATCCCCGGCTCCTGGCCCTCTTTCTCCAGCCACAACATTCTGGCATCAGGGTCCTCATCTGAGAACTGAAGGAGAGACCCAGAGTCCCTCAACACCCTTAGACACTGCTTAAGCACTTGACTGGCCTTGGCCCCACCTTCCCTCGACCTTAGCAAGGCATCTATGGTGCCCTTGTCTAGAATGAGGTCTAGGCTCTCAGAACCAAAGTGTTTGTGGAGATGAGTGCAGTCCAGTTCTAAGAAGTCCAGCTTAGAGGAAGTGTTCTGAGGTTGCAGGGCTTTGGTTTCTGTGTGTTCCTGCATAAGGCGCACAGCAATAGCAGAGATGTCAGCGCAGGTCACCTGCACTGGCCAGGGAGAGTGTCTGTATATGCAAGGTCCCAGGGCAGAGGTACCACAACCCATGTCCAGAACATGTAGGGCATCAGAGTTGTGCTGTGaatgcagcataggcaagatgaagTCCCGGATTGCGTCGAAACCAAAGAACCACTCAAAATTCTTGAAGTTGGTTGCCTTGCTGTTTTCTGTGTAGAACCGGTCCCATGTTGCTTTCTTGTCCATGTTGTTGATAAGTTCAGCTACAGAAGTAGGGACAAACGAGGGTGAATGTCAGGAAGATTTTAAAAAAGCATACTAGCGGTATTATATTTTTGTCAGTTCATGAGTTTCCTTAAAATAACATTTCATagaacaaatgagagcgcctaaAATATTGCTAACGTTAGCTCGATACTAACAATGAGTATCTAGCTATGGTAGCTAACTACAACTGAGCTGTGGAGATTAGCACAAACAAGCTAACTTGACCAACCTGTGCTCAAATTACATTTCATCAGTGAACGGGGGTATTTGCATACAAAAATAAATGCCTTTGaatttaacctgtatttaactaggcaaatcagttacgAACATttttttcaataacggcctaagttaccggggagcagtgggttaactgccttgttcaggggcagaacgacagatttttacattgtcagctcggggattcgacccagcaacctttcagttacttgtccaacgcaCTAGCCTATCTGCCACCCAAAATCAATGAATCAAGAGAGCAAGCCACTGTCTAGCTGTATATAGCAAgtaagatagctagctagctagcgtgcAGCCACCATAGAGGTCAACTGTTAGCTAGCATTAAAAAGCCATGCGTTCGTTAGTTTGCATCAACTCATTTTACAAGACACCAATAAATTGAGACATACTTGTCAGACTGGAGTGGTGCCTTACACGTGTGTTTGCAATTAACGTCCCCAACCTCCTTGGCGACAGGATGTTTAAAATCAGCGCCATGATTCGTATCTCTCCTAGAAATCCTCCCTCACGCACTGCTGAGCAGCAAGCTACCTGCTGTGTGCGCAGTGGAGGGCAACTGAGCATGCATCGACCATGGAAACAAGTATGCGGAATGACAGTAGAAGCATTTCATGGGTTTCCTTTGTATGAAATATGAGCAACCCAAATTCAAGACATGTACAGACAACAAGAACATGACATTCACACAAGCATGTAAATACTGCATTGCATATTGCTGTTATGCCAGTTGAAATGTAGATACCAGAAGAACGGCACAAACGAGACATTTACATACAAATCAAATAAGATGTAAATACCTTTAATAAAACGCAGTGTAACAAAGGAAAATAATCCAACAAAAAAAAGCAAGTTGATAACATTTACAaccacaaaataaaaataaaaactgtacAACTCTAAACATCTGGAGCCACTGCTATTTGTTTGgtaaatatttgtttttttaattcaCTGTTCTGTGATGAAGAGAATATATTGAGTgacggggagggagaagggggctgTATAATGTGATTGGGATTTGAGAAAAAAAACAGTGTAGTCTTCAAACACACATGTATGCATCAGTGTGGCAGGTGAAGTATTTCGCCACTGCCACCACAGTAGTAGGAAAGGACATTGGGGTGGATTTTCTAAACAGCAGGTAGTTATTTGTACAAGATGTCGTAGTGGCCGGGTCTATAGAGGAGAAAGACACGAGGCTCGCTGCCTTCAGGAAAGACGTGGTGGTTGACTGTGCCCCCCTCACCCCGGTCCATATACTCCACTAGGATGGACACGTTCAGGGCCTGGGCCAAGGCGATGATGTGGATATGGTCACTTTCTTTAGACATGGGCTCCACCTCCTGATAGTAAACACACAGAGAACAAACAAAGTGTTTGAGTTTGGGGACTTGTTATGCAACTCTAGATGATACTGGAATGTACATATGCAAAAAAAAAGTACAAGTTGATCATTTTGGCAGTAGGAATGAGACAATATATCCACAGGAAAGGATAATTGCTTCCGGTGAAATCTGAACACACCACCAGCGCTTTGAAAAGTTTATGCAATTATATTTTCCTGTGGATATAGTCTCACACTCCTACAGCCAAAAGGACCAACCGCACGGACAACTGGTAAAGTATGTGAAAATatcattttattcaacattctggcttgtagatGCCGAGAGAAAACTTTCCTGATTCAAAATGCTAATTTCTGCCCGACGTAGTTCTTCTGCAATTCAACGTCGGGTTTCCAGGCAACTTGAGCGCTAACGTATTGCCTTTAACATCCTCAGCAatacagtgccatcagaaagtattcacacccctcaactttttgttgtgttacagcctgcatttaaaatggataTGTCTTTAGAACTGTTTGCTAattaataagtattcaacccctttgttatggcaagcctaaatacgttcaggagtaaaaatgttctTAAGTCTCAAAAgtgtgcaatagtgtttaacatgatttttgaataactacctcatctctgtaccccacacatacagagaaTTGTAAGGTCCCTAAGTCGATCAGTGAATCTTaaaagattcaaccacaaaagGTTCAAATGCCTCAcaaaaaagggcacctattggtagatgagtaaaaaaaaaaaaaaaaacagacattgaatatccctttgagcatggtgaagttattaattacacttttgagagtgtatcaatacaccaacTCAATACAAAGATACAAgtgtccttcttaactcagttgccggagaggaaggaaaccgctcagggatttcaccatgaggccaatagataaaacagttagagtttaatggctgtcatATGAGAAAACtgatgatggatcaacaacattgttgttacttcacaatactaacctaaatgacagagtgaaaaaaaaGAAGCCTGTAAATAATAAAACATATTCGTAAACATGCATCCCGTTTGCAATAAGGCAACAAAGTAAAACTGAAAATGTTTGGCAAAGAAATTAAGTTTTATGTCTTAAATACAAAGTGTTACGTTTGGGGTAAATCCAACACAACATTGCTGAGTActacttcatattttcaagcatggtggtggcttcaTCATATTATAGATATACTTGTTATTGGCAAGGACTAGGATTTTGGGGGGATAAAAACAAAATagagttaagcacaggcaaaatcctagaggaaaacctggtttagtctgctttccaacagacccTAAGGAGACAAAttgacctttcagcaggacaatagcctaaaacacaaggccaaatataaatTGGTTACAAAGAAAACATTGAATGTTCCCGAATGGCCTAGTTAcacttttgacttaaatctgcttgaaaatctatggcaagacttgaaaattgctgtctagcaatgaacaacaaccaacttgacagagcttgaggaactttaaaaataataatatacaaatattgtacaatccaggtgcgcaaagctcttagagaattaatcagaaagacacagctgtaatcgctgcaaaaggtgattctaacatacgTTGATTCAGGGATGTGAACACTTACAGTATCagtaaagtttggacacacctactcattccacggtttttcctttattttgactattttctacattgtggaaaaatactgaagacatccaaactatgaaataacacatatgataTCATGtagtaatccccccccccccaaaaaagtgttcaacaaatcaaaatatattttatatttgagacacTTCAAAGTAGcccgccctttgccttgatgacagctctgcacacttcttggcattctctcaaccagtaacatgacgtagtcacctggaatgcatttcaattaacagatgtgccttgttaaaagttaatttgtcaaatttctttccttcttaatgcgtttgagccaatcagttgtgttgtgacaaggtaggggtggtgtacaggAGATATCTATTTGGTAAAAAGACcaagtacatacagttgaagttggacgattacatacaccttggccaaatacatttaaactcagtttttcacaattcctaacatttcaTCCttgtaacaattccctgtcttaggtcaatatatccacgtcattttccttcctcatgatgccatctattttgtgaagtgcaccagtccctcctgcagcaaagcacccccacaacatgatactgtcacccccgtgcttcacggttgggatggtgttcttcggcttgcaagcatccccctttttcctccaaacataatgatggtcattatggccaaacagttatatttttgtttcatcagaccagtggacatttctccaaaaactacaatctttttccccatgtgcagttgcaacacgtagtctggcttttttatggcggttttggagcagtgtcttctttgctgagctgcctttcaggttgtcgatataggatttgttttactgtggatatagatactttgtacctgtttcctccagcatcttcacaaggtcctttgctgttggtctgggattgatttgcactttttgcaaagtacattcatctctaggagacagaatgcgtctccttcctgagcggcatgacggctgcatggtcccatggtgttgatacttgcatactattgtttgtacagatgaacacggtaccttcaggcgtttgaaaattgctcccaaggatgaaccagactacaattgtttttctgagatcttggctgattttttttgattttcccatgatttcaagcaaagaggcactgagtttgaaggtaggccttgaaatacatccacaggttcacctccaattgactcaaattatgtaaattagcctaacagaagcttctaaagccatgaaatcattttctagaattgtccaagctgtttaaaggcacagtcaacttagtgcatgtaaacctctgacccactggaattgtgatacagtaaattataagtgaaatagccTGTCTAAGCGATTAcaggaaaaattacttgtgtcatgtacaaagttgatgtccttactgacttgcaaaaactatagtttgttaacaagaaatgtggggagtggttgaaaaacaagttttaatgactccaacctaagtgtatgtaaacttccgacatcaactgtaaaacagttcaaataagcaaagagaaatgacagtcgaTAATTACTTtaaaagacatgaaggtcagtcaattaggaacatttcaaaaacgttgaaagtttcttcaagtgcagtcgcaaaaacaatcaagcactatgatgaaattggctctcatgaggaccgccacaggaaaggaagacccagagttacttctgctgcagagaataagttcattagagttactgcgtgaatcaggccttcatggttgatttGCTacaaaagaaaccactactaaaggacaccaaaaagaagaagagacttgcatgggccaagaaacacaagcaatggacataagACCGGTGGAAACCTGTTGTTTGGTCTGATGACTCCAAATTGGAGatcaaccgccatgtctttgtgagatgcagaggaggtgaacggatgatctctgcatgtgtggttcccaccgtgaagcatggaggatgtggtgtgatggtgctttgctggtgacactgtgtgatttatttagaatttaaggcacacttaaccagcatggctaccacagcgatacgccatcccatctggtttgcgcttagtgggattgtcatttgtttttcaacagggcaatgacccaaaacacacctccatgctgtgtaagggttatttaagcaaggagagtgatggagtgctcaTCAATTAAACTGGCCTACacaaatcacccgacctcaacccaattgagatggtttgggatgagttggaccgcagagtgaaggaaaagcagccaacaagtgcccagcatatgtgggaaatctttcaagactgttgaaaaagcattccaggtgaagctgattgaaataatgctaagagtgtgcaaagctgtaatcaaggcaaagggtggctactttgaagaatctcaaatatattttgatttgtttaacactttttttggttatttcatagttttgacatcttcactattattctacaatgtagaaaatattacaaataaagaaaacccttgaacgagtaggtgtccaaacttttgactggtactgtatataaattagatacttctatatttaattttataatacattttctaaaaacatgttttcactgtcattatgggctaCTTgcatatatttaatcaattttgaattctggctttaacaacaaaaatgtggaaaaagtcaaggggtatgaatactttctgaaggcactgtagatctc
Above is a genomic segment from Oncorhynchus masou masou isolate Uvic2021 chromosome 23, UVic_Omas_1.1, whole genome shotgun sequence containing:
- the cskmt gene encoding citrate synthase-lysine N-methyltransferase CSKMT, mitochondrial isoform X2, with the translated sequence MDKKATWDRFYTENSKATNFKNFEWFFGFDAIRDFILPMLHSQHNSDALHVLDMGCGTSALGPCIYRHSPWPVQVTCADISAIAVRLMQEHTETKALQPQNTSSKLDFLELDCTHLHKHFGSESLDLILDKGTIDALLRSREGGAKASQVLKQCLRVLRDSGSLLQFSDEDPDARMLWLEKEGQEPGMMVADVGVQEVGELRGVTYYCYQVTAHPVAQ
- the cskmt gene encoding citrate synthase-lysine N-methyltransferase CSKMT, mitochondrial isoform X1 → MLSCPPLRTQQVACCSAVREGGFLGEIRIMALILNILSPRRLGTLIANTRVRHHSSLTTELINNMDKKATWDRFYTENSKATNFKNFEWFFGFDAIRDFILPMLHSQHNSDALHVLDMGCGTSALGPCIYRHSPWPVQVTCADISAIAVRLMQEHTETKALQPQNTSSKLDFLELDCTHLHKHFGSESLDLILDKGTIDALLRSREGGAKASQVLKQCLRVLRDSGSLLQFSDEDPDARMLWLEKEGQEPGMMVADVGVQEVGELRGVTYYCYQVTAHPVAQ
- the epdl1 gene encoding ependymin-like 1: MRTFVLLMCLAVGCLAQAPHPCRSPPLLTGAMSVANEKVNAYAKYDYDALGERIRFKEMGTYENKTFGLDALLLFREGVMYTINHKNRTCKKERLNKEDFHPMEIPADAALLGQVILGSSSGPGQGLLVNTWYGERATPTGGKDKWLSTFTEFGCIPVSTTYYTDKTGWVLTTFFNIVVGIDDPQQFFPPKFCQGVKLDATADAANFYSIFKNIN